The segment TGGTTCTGGATATTAGCAAAAACTCCTGTTTCTAAAGCAGTTTCCATGAGTTTTCAGTGAAAAGATCTTTGGATGGGTAGAGTTCTCAAGTCTTCTTGAATTAATCCAAAGCCAAAGCCAAAAGATTTATGATCCTGTCTGATTGTGTTTCCTTGAGAAAATTTTAGTTGCCATCGAGTGATCAAAGCTTTGTTCTTTATTGAGCTCGGATTGAAGAAGGATTACTGTTTTGATGGTGCATGAGGTGAGTTAACGGCTTTGAAATGATGatgagaagaagaaaagatgaggcAAAGGTCATGAGTCCAATGTTTCCTAGGCTTCATGTGAATGATACAGAGAAAGGGGGGCCAAAGGCACCTCCAAGGAACAAAATGGCTCTCTATGAGCAACTCAGTATCCCTTCCCAACGGTTCAACTCAGCACTCCCACTTCCACCAAATAATACCAATAGCTTGGTTCCTTCAATATCATCAAGCCATGTAAGTTTGCTGATTTTTCTTAAACCATATGATGCAATAGTTTTCTTCCTTTCTTAATCAGAAGGTTATTCATATTTGTAGGGTGAAGGTAATGAAAGTAGTATGTTTATGCCATTCGAAAACTCCCATGAACCTTCAAGTTTGGCTGAGAAGTTCCATTCCTATTCCATCCATGGGGCTAAAATAAGTAGCACAAAAGAAAATCAACATAATCAATTCCCCAAAGCTACTGATTACCATAGTTTGGATACCACTCCATCAACTACTGCAGTTTGTAAAAGTACATTTCTATCTCCCCACTTCTCCAACTTTAAGAAATTTTCTCCAAGGAAGCTAGGGCATGATGATGACCTTAGGGTTCCTACCTCTGTTCTGTCCGGAATAGATCGAAGCTGCAGTTGCAATAAGCACGGTGAAAATCAGGAACGTTTCCCAGAATTGAACTTGAGTTCTTCAATGCAACTTCGAAGTGCTAATGAAATTTCTGTAGGTCCAAAGTCTAAAAGATATGTAGAGAACCAAGCTGAGGAGAATGGAAGATTGTTTCGAAGCAATCAAGACTTGGCTGATACATCATCCAACCTGTCAACCAAAATGAAGAACTCAAAATCGTTAAAACGTCCCCATAATTCCTGTAACAAAGAAAACAAAATCAGCTCAGTGGATATACTAAACGGTGAGGTTCGTGCAAATGCTTGGTTGCATCATGAATCTGGCAGATCTCTGGAAAATGCTTCCAATGTGAGAAACGAGTCATGCTCGAGACAATCACTTGAAGTTGATAATGGCAGTCTGAATGCGCTTGAAACCAGATATAAAACTCATGAAGAAAAAAATGCTGGGACAACGCAAGTCAGGGGTCTAAACAGACATAATAAGGTCCCAAGTACCTCCATGCTGGAGTCTGTATATTGTTTGAATATGTGCCCTGATGATATTGTGGGAATAATAGGTCAAAAGCATTTCTGGAAAGTACGAATAGCTATTATCGAGTAAGTATCCCACTTCTGTTGTTACGTGCATGCACCTCTGCTAATGAACATCAGAAGTATGTGGAATGTTGAATTTTGTTCTACACAGCTGCATTTTAAGTCACTTTCATTAGCTTTCTCCATAAATCAATGCAGACTCGATTACCCTGCTTTTGCATATTGGAGACAATGAACTCtaagaatttgtgaaagttttgtagTATGTGCATGGTGTCTTTCAGTTCATGATAAGAAATTGTTGACTAGGTGTGTACCCTGCAGATACCCTTCGGTCATACCGTTTTTTAAATGGTTGACATATCGCTGTTCATGTCATTTCAAGTAATTTCGGTTCAACTTTTATGTCTTTTATATGTAACTGCTCTTTTTTGCTGTGAATTGTCACTATTTTCAGCCAACAAAGAATCTTTGCCATGCAAGTCTTCGAGTTGCATAGATTAATAAAGGTAAACAGATCAATATATTTTGGACTTGCTAGGCATTTCAGCAAAttatgttttttctttttctttttttagtttCTTACCCCATCCgtgtaaaataaaaaactaaattacCTTGCACTGGTTTCTTGTTTCTTTGATTGGAGAAAACAAATTTGAACTTTGCATTCATTTGGATCACAGGTTCAGAGGTTGATTGCTGCGTCACCAAAGATATTGCTTGAAGATACCTATTATATGGGCAAACTATCTTTAGATGTTTCTCCATTCAAGAAGTTGTCATCTGACAATGTTTCTGAACCTCCATTGATTGTTAAAATCAGAGATCGTTCTCAAAAACCAAAGATTGGCATTGAATATGCAGATGAGAATGCAGTTGCAAAGCTTCCCCACCCCTCTGCCAATGGTGATACCCACAAAGGACTTCTTACACAGCGGCCAAAATATGGGCCTTACTCAGCAAATGTCTTGTCAACATCAAGGGCCACGAATACCGGATCATCATCTCCTTGGGGTTTTTCTCCACCTGGAAGTCAGTGGTTAGTTCCTGTAATGTCTCCTTCCGAAGGACTTGTCTACAAGCCATACGCAGGGCCTTGTCCTCCAACTGCAGGTATCTTGGCACCGGTTTATGGCAGCTGTGGTCCTCTGAACCTAGCCACGGGAGGTGGGGACTTTCTGAGCTCAACTTATGGTGTTTCTGCTTCTTACCAGCAGGGATTTGGGATTCTTCCTGGCAACCCTCCCATAGGTCAGACCTATTTTCCACATTACGGCACGCCAGTTAGGAATCCATCCGTTTCCGGCTCAGTAGTTGAGCAGATGAGCCCGTTTACTGGAGTCAAATCAATGGGCAATCGATTATCAACAGGTGATGTGAACTTCACCATAGCTCAACAGAGTTCTTGCAACATATCAAGTCAGATGAGTCAAGCGATCTCATTTTGTGTTACAAAACTGCCTGCGTCGAAAGAGAGCGAAATACAGGCAAGTACAGCAAGTAGTCCCTCTGAGAGGACAAAAGGGGATGCACTTCCTCTTTTTCCAACCAAACCCACAACTCAGGCATGTACTCACAAAGCTGATACTAGTGGGCAGCAAACACGGGTAATTAAGGTTGTACCGCATAACCGCAAATTAGCAACCGAATCAGCAGCTCGGATCTTCCAGTCTATACAAGAAGAAAGAAAACAGTTAGATTAGATTTTTGAATCTAATATGACCTGCTTCACACGGAAAATGACTGCATACTCTTCGTCAAATATTTGATGTTTATCTATCTGTAACTCTTATATGCTAATAACATGTACATAGGCAACTTAAGGTTGAAAAGTTGCATTTTATGGTCAACAGCCTTTTCCAAACATGCAGTTTTTGCTGCAAATACTGGCCGTGTTAGGAAATCATATATCAAGCATGTACTACACCGAACTCCTGGAATTATCAAGGATTGCAAGTCTGTGCTTCAAAAACTTTAGCCTCAGACACCTGAGTGCTTTGAATACTCTGCAATCTTAGAAGTAGCTTTCATGTTCACATTGATGTTGAAATATTGCCCAGACCTAGCATTTCTTGATAGCCTATGAACAATAGAACTTACAATTATAAAATCCAACCACCTGGATTCATGAAGCTAGGACTTGGGATTATTGAAAAGGATGGTTAGAACAAACTTTTAAGCATGCAAATGGAAATTATGCATCAATTTTATTGATTTGCGATGGCTCTACAAGCACTTGTCAGAATATCCAGGGCCATCATAAAAGAAATGGGTACCAAAGTTGTTGAGGTTTCCCATTTGTAAATCATAGCATTCAGGATTTGTCACATTTGGAAGAACATTTTCAGCATCTTTTATAGCTTCAGACTCATTCATGTACCTAATGATTCGGAAATAACTTGCTTTCTTAAAGCCTTAATTAGGAAAATGGCCGCTTCCCATTTGAGTAGAGTGTGAGGGCCTAGTAATCTGTAATTAACAATCTCCCCACCCCAAGTTATTCCTCTGTCAGATAATCTGTTGAAGATTGAACCTGGCCAGTAACCTAAATCTATTTCCTGTATCCTCAGCCACTAGTTTCCACTTTGGTTGTCCTGAAACGTTTTCCATTGGGTCATTTTATGTTTGGAAATGACTAATCTTAACGAAAAACAACTTTCGACCTAAAAAAACTGAGTAAACAGCAATAGCCTTGAACAAGAAAATGTGTTTTACCTTGTGCATATAAATGCTCATCTCAATTTGCTCGCCTGCATAGGTGGAAACAGGTTCTATCTTCCCGCCGAGACCCAACTTATTGCTGGTTTGCACAAATCCAGGACATTCAGGGTTATAGCAACCGGTTCTTTGATAGCCATCGCTCTAAACATTCCCCAAACAATATGAACCGTGATAGTTTGATTATTTAACAAGATGTTTGAGATACATATAGGAGGAATCAAGTAAACTTACTGTCCAATGTGATTATAGTAAGTTGATAAGCCAGGCCAAAGTGATTCAAAACAAGGGAAGGGTTATGATATGAATGAGAAATTTTCCATGGGAAAAAAACTCACCTGCCATCCAGCTTCCATGGTGTTTACTTCATCTCTCTGGCCACCAAACCCAAATTTGTGCTAAGCTAAACTCGTTATTAAATGTTGCTGGTTTTCATATTGTTAGAattaacatgttttaatctcGTTTTAATTGTGTTTTTGAGTTATTATTcgatgttaattgtgaattttatacccctaatattttaaattcatattttaatgcTTAATAAAGTAGAACGAAAAACGAGCAAAAACTGGAGTGTTAGAGTAAGCTACAGGAGCCACATGGGCTGAGCTATTTCACAGAGCTAGACCATACAGACGTGTGGTAGACTGTCGATTTCACGGGATTTCACCCTGAATTGCGAAAAATCACGATTTTTAAGTTGTTTGGACATTTTGAGGCatatatataacaaaaataagaagatagaaGAGAGCTGCCagagaatataaaaaaaaaaacaactcgaAAAATACTATTGAAACCGACTTTGAAGCAGATTTTCGTCAAGATTGAAGACTCTTAGTTGATTTCTTAGTCAGTTATAATGAGTTTCTTTTTTTCAATTATATTGTATATTAGATGTTTTATTTTCAATtataaactaattttctaaatacttaGGAGAGATAGACTGTATGATAGATTGTgtcgtttaatttttattttatgcaataaatatttagcttcttgttcttaattatgtatgcttaattcttggtttgatatttctaAATTATTAATTTGCGTTTGATGTGGTTAAATCGGAGGTTGAAtagaccctatttaagagtaaATATTgcttgagtggagttgcatgcaatcttagaaaTATGACGATATAAATCTATCGAATTAGAATCAAATCTAACAGGAGAATCCATAGcagagttaatgcgataatagaagttttaattagaaagaaaatttaatttatcaacccagagtcagttgctcttatgctcaaaagagatattagcataatttacgAATTTTTAATTGagtattgtttttctttttggttgTTAATCGATTACTTTCGTGTTTTTTTCTTTACTGTGttcgttagttaattaatttagttaattttaattttaatcaattattcgaattattcgattaaataataaaaatatgataattattaatacttTTAATTTTCGTTAGAATCATATCTTTACTCAACGCAGAGCCTCCCCTCATTTGTAACTGATCTTGAATTTTTAAGAGTAATAGAATTCTTAGGCATTTACTCAGACATCTTGTGTGCATTCTTTCTTTGGCTTTCTTTTGCTTATTTGTAACTTCTTTTGGGACAATCGCTTCTGCTGTACAACTATATAAATTGGTACCTTGAAGGAATTCTTAAGAAATCCTTAAAGAATCCTCATTTTTTGATGTAATGTCTGACTTAAGTGAGTTTTGACAAGTGAATCGCTTAAAGCTACACATATTACAAGGCGAAAGGTCTAACCCATGACATTTGCACTGCTCCAAAATAGTTGCCATCGGTCACAAAAACTTGAGCATACCCAATCATTATTTTCGTTCTTGTATTAATCATATCTTAGAGacattttttttttagttttgtaGGGAATGAAATCAGAGAGCAAGTAAATTTCGAAAAGCTACCTCATGATTTTGGAGGATATTAGCGCTAAGCTATTTAATGTAGGATGTGGAGAAGTCAAAACCGGTGCATTACTGACTGGAATTTTGGTTTTGTCGAAAGTAAGCAAGGTTCGAGGAAAAACAAAGGCAAACACTATCAAAGCTAAAAAGTAAAACCCCAAACGGATACTCAACATTTCCATCTAAACCAACTATTTTTCTTGTTTCTGATCGCAAAGCCATGGCCGATGCACTTGTTTCAGCAGTTTTGCAGCAGCTAACAGCCGTTGTTTACCGAGACATTGAGAAAGAGGTGACCCTTGTTGTGGATGTAAGGAAAGAAGCCCAGAAGCTGACAACAACTCTCCAGACTCTCCAAGCAGTGTTGATGGATGCGGAGAAAAGGCAAGTTAAGGAGGCAGCTGTTAAACTCTGGTTGGAAAAGCTTAAAGCCACCTCATATGACATGGATGATCTGATTGATGACTGGAACACCTTTGTTCTTAAATTCCAAGTTTCAAACAACAAGGTTTGTTTTTGTATGCCATCCCCGTGCTTTTTTTTCCGCAAAATTGTTCTTCATCATGATTTCGCTGTCAACATAAGGGATCTGAATAAAAGATTCCAAGCGATTGCCATAGAAAAAGATATGTtcagttttgaattaaatagggACAGTGGAGAATCTGAGCGGCCAGTTACTACCTCGTTTCTAGATGTGTCCGAAATTTATGGTAGAGACCAAGAAAAGAATGCTATAATTCGTACGTTGCTCTTCGAAAATAGTCAACAACAAGGCCTTCCTATCATCTCTGTAGTTGGAATGGGAGGGATCGGGAAAACAACTCTTGCCCAATTAGCCTACAATGACCAGGAGGTGAAAGCATTCTTTGAGAAAAGAATATGGGTGTGCGTCTCGGATCCTTTTGATGAGATTAGAGTTGCCAAAGCCATTCTTGAAGCTTTAACCGGAAAGGCCCCCAGTGTGGCTGAACTAGAGAGTTTGTTACAGAAGATACATCTATCAATCGAGAGGAAGAAGTTCCTTCTCATTTTGGATGATGTGTGGACCGAAGATCCCATGAAGTGGGAATCATTGAAACACTCTCTCAAGTGCGGAACTCCGGGAAGCAAGGTCTTGATCACCACACGTAAGGAGAATGTTGCGAAAATCATGGGGAGCACGATGCTGTTCCCGTTAGGGCAACTGTATGAGGAGGAATGTTGGTCGTTGTTCAGTCAGGTTGCATTATTCGGAAGACCTAGTGGGGACCGCAAAGGTTTGGAGGAAATTGGAAAGAAGATAGCAAAAAAATGCAAGGGCTTGCCGCTTGCTGCAAAGGTTCTTGGGGGACTCTTACGCTTCAAAAAGTCCAAAGAACAGTGGCAGAGTGTGTTGGACAGCGAGCTATGGGAACTTGAAGAAGTAGAGAAAGGTCTTTTCCCTCCCCTGTTATTGAGCTACTATGATTTGCCTTCAACCTTGAGGCAGTGCTTTGCATATTGTGCCCTGTTTATAAAAGATTCAGTGATAGAGAAAGATAAGTTGATCAAATTGTGGATGGCCCAAGGTTTCTTCAGGGGAATGTTACATAAAGAGATGGAGCTCATTGGTGAAGAATGCTTTGATGACTTAGCCATGCGCTCCTTCTTTCAAGACTTCCAAAAAGATGAAAACAACAACAGTGTCATGAAATGCAAAATGCATGATATAGTGCACGATTTTGCACGGTTTTTGACCAAAAATGAATGTCTTATGCTGGCAATGGAAGTTGTAAAAGAGCCTTCAAGGATAGACTCTTACAATGGAAATTTTCGTCATCTGGTTATGGTGCTTGAGAAGGAGAGTCCATTTCCTTCTTACATTTGTAACGTTGAAAAGCTTCGTAGCCTGTTAATCAAGTCATATAACAAAAACAGTTTGATCAGCGGAGCCTTGCCTAagttatttgatcaattgaaatgcCTAAGGAGTTTGGACTTGAGTTGGGGTTCGATTAAAGAAATACCAAAAGAGATAGGGAAATTGATAAATTTGAGATACCTGAAGCTCAGCAATAACCATGATCTGCTAGAATTGCCAGAAACCTTGTGTGATTTGTATAATCTACAGACTTTAGACCTAACGCGATGTCGAAGTCTTCTAAAACTCCCTTCTGGGATTGGAAAGCTTATGAATTTGAGGCACCTTGATAATTGGGAGACGTTCGGGTTGAGATCCATGCCTAAAGGAATGCGAAGACTAACAGGCCTTCGGTCATTAAAGGAGGTAGTGGTGAGCGATGGTTCCAATGGCAATAAAACATTTACCCTTGGAGATTTGGCCAACTTGAGTTACCTTCGAGGGGATTTAAAGATACGAGGATTGGGAAATGCAGGAGATGTGACTGAGGCTAGAAAAGCAAAACTGCATAGCAAGAAAGACCTCTTCGGTTTGACTCTGAACTTTGATTCCAGTACTGCGAGAATGTGTGATGAAGATACGATTCTTGAAGCCTTACAGCCACCTGGTAACATGGAAAGGTTGGACATAAGGTGCTTCAATGGACCCATCTTGTTCCCCAGTTGGCTGAACTCATCAGCGTTGGCCCAGCTGAGGCATGTTACACTCGGCAATTGCAGAAACTGGACTCTTTTGCCTCCCTTAGGAGAACTGCCTTCCTTAGAATCACTCCAAATATTAAACATGAACGGAGTGAAGAAAGTGGGGGAGGAATTTCTGGGATTAAGAAAAGAAGAGGGGCAAACATCAACTCCTCCATCTTCATCACCTATGATTGCCTTCCCAAATTTGAAATCTCTTCGCTTCTCAAACATGGTAAAGTGGAAACACTGGATTAATTGTGAAATCCCATCTACAAGAGTTGCAGAAATGGATAACGCAATCATGCCACGGCTTCAGTCCTTGGACCTTCAGAGATGCGGGATGTTAAAGGCTTTGCCGCACTACCTTCTTGGATTGACAAGCCTAAAGGAACTGAGCGTTGATTGGTGCCCCGTTCTTGTAGAATACTGCCAAAAAGAGTGGTCCAACATCTCTCGCATTCCGAACATTAGACTCGATGGTGTTTATGTTCAAAGAAGTAGCCATTGAACTTCTTCTCTGGATTCAGGATATAATATTTTCCAACTATTGAACTGGTATGATTCGTTCATTACTGCTTTTGATTTTTTTGCTCCAATTTATGCGACTTTCTTGGAGTTCTTTTTCCGGGTATTACCAACTGAATTGGTACAATGATCATATAGTTTACACATTTGATTGTATAGATGGCAACTCGTTATTTGGAGCACTGATGTTGATGAACTTGAATTAAGAAGGTTGTATCCTAAGCAGCATTAATAAAAGTGTCAATCCCATTGCGGATCCTCATAGCCAATGATGCATGAAGTGCAGCACCATAAGGAAGAACATCTTCATTGATCATAAGGTAGGGAGAGTAGACTGTTACGAGCAGCGGTTTGGTCACATCTTGCATACCAGGCATGAAGAATGATACGCTGGAATTGCCTCTTGGTAAAATGCAAAGTCCTCGGATCCCATCACTGGCTGCACCAAGCATATCCCCTGCCACTTCCCAGAAGTGATTGTGCAAGTCCTTGTTGTTTACAGTTGGAGGGAAATCGGTAGCCGGATTCTCTTTTTAATTGAAATCAGCAGTTGCATTGCACCTATATGCAGTGGCTCTAAGTAGTACTATCTTCAAAACACAGGAAATCTAGAAAAAGGTAACTTGTGAACCTCTTTCAAAACCTTTATGGCATGTTTGGTTCAGTGTAATGGCTATGCCATTACAAGCCTATTCCGTGGGCCCACACTAAACACTTGTTTGGTTCAATGGAATGCCCTATTACGGGCTTATTCCATTACGCTCCTATGCAAAGAAATTGTATTATTTCTATTCCGTTTCATCAGCACCGATTACTGATTCGGTGTTTAAGGAAACGCTCAATACAAAGACGCTCCCCACTTTGCCCTCTCCCCTTCTCCCACTTTCTCACTTGAAAAAAGCAGACGGACAATCCTTCATCGCAGGGTCAGGTAAAACATTTTCTCCCTCTGTTCCTTCCATATTCTTCTCTTCCAAATTTTCAGCCATCTTTTTtctgctttctttttttttctctcaataGAGTTTTCTTTTCCTCTCTTCCGTTTCTTTTTCTTGATCTGTAAAATTCCATCTATTGCTGGAAAGAGCAAGAGGGTTCTTAGAGGGGGAATTGAAATCTAAATCGAAAACCAAGAATGTTGAGGGTAAACCGAGTGATAAACAGGGCACAAGCTTCGATTTCATTTAGTCAAGACCTCCTAAGACATGACCCAAAGATTTCCCCTTCACCTCCTCAACATTTTGCTTCA is part of the Gossypium arboreum isolate Shixiya-1 chromosome 5, ASM2569848v2, whole genome shotgun sequence genome and harbors:
- the LOC108453426 gene encoding putative disease resistance protein RGA3 → MADALVSAVLQQLTAVVYRDIEKEVTLVVDVRKEAQKLTTTLQTLQAVLMDAEKRQVKEAAVKLWLEKLKATSYDMDDLIDDWNTFVLKFQVSNNKVCFCMPSPCFFFRKIVLHHDFAVNIRDLNKRFQAIAIEKDMFSFELNRDSGESERPVTTSFLDVSEIYGRDQEKNAIIRTLLFENSQQQGLPIISVVGMGGIGKTTLAQLAYNDQEVKAFFEKRIWVCVSDPFDEIRVAKAILEALTGKAPSVAELESLLQKIHLSIERKKFLLILDDVWTEDPMKWESLKHSLKCGTPGSKVLITTRKENVAKIMGSTMLFPLGQLYEEECWSLFSQVALFGRPSGDRKGLEEIGKKIAKKCKGLPLAAKVLGGLLRFKKSKEQWQSVLDSELWELEEVEKGLFPPLLLSYYDLPSTLRQCFAYCALFIKDSVIEKDKLIKLWMAQGFFRGMLHKEMELIGEECFDDLAMRSFFQDFQKDENNNSVMKCKMHDIVHDFARFLTKNECLMLAMEVVKEPSRIDSYNGNFRHLVMVLEKESPFPSYICNVEKLRSLLIKSYNKNSLISGALPKLFDQLKCLRSLDLSWGSIKEIPKEIGKLINLRYLKLSNNHDLLELPETLCDLYNLQTLDLTRCRSLLKLPSGIGKLMNLRHLDNWETFGLRSMPKGMRRLTGLRSLKEVVVSDGSNGNKTFTLGDLANLSYLRGDLKIRGLGNAGDVTEARKAKLHSKKDLFGLTLNFDSSTARMCDEDTILEALQPPGNMERLDIRCFNGPILFPSWLNSSALAQLRHVTLGNCRNWTLLPPLGELPSLESLQILNMNGVKKVGEEFLGLRKEEGQTSTPPSSSPMIAFPNLKSLRFSNMVKWKHWINCEIPSTRVAEMDNAIMPRLQSLDLQRCGMLKALPHYLLGLTSLKELSVDWCPVLVEYCQKEWSNISRIPNIRLDGVYVQRSSH
- the LOC108453427 gene encoding protein HEADING DATE 3B; its protein translation is MMMRRRKDEAKVMSPMFPRLHVNDTEKGGPKAPPRNKMALYEQLSIPSQRFNSALPLPPNNTNSLVPSISSSHGEGNESSMFMPFENSHEPSSLAEKFHSYSIHGAKISSTKENQHNQFPKATDYHSLDTTPSTTAVCKSTFLSPHFSNFKKFSPRKLGHDDDLRVPTSVLSGIDRSCSCNKHGENQERFPELNLSSSMQLRSANEISVGPKSKRYVENQAEENGRLFRSNQDLADTSSNLSTKMKNSKSLKRPHNSCNKENKISSVDILNGEVRANAWLHHESGRSLENASNVRNESCSRQSLEVDNGSLNALETRYKTHEEKNAGTTQVRGLNRHNKVPSTSMLESVYCLNMCPDDIVGIIGQKHFWKVRIAIIDQQRIFAMQVFELHRLIKVQRLIAASPKILLEDTYYMGKLSLDVSPFKKLSSDNVSEPPLIVKIRDRSQKPKIGIEYADENAVAKLPHPSANGDTHKGLLTQRPKYGPYSANVLSTSRATNTGSSSPWGFSPPGSQWLVPVMSPSEGLVYKPYAGPCPPTAGILAPVYGSCGPLNLATGGGDFLSSTYGVSASYQQGFGILPGNPPIGQTYFPHYGTPVRNPSVSGSVVEQMSPFTGVKSMGNRLSTGDVNFTIAQQSSCNISSQMSQAISFCVTKLPASKESEIQASTASSPSERTKGDALPLFPTKPTTQACTHKADTSGQQTRVIKVVPHNRKLATESAARIFQSIQEERKQLD
- the LOC108451204 gene encoding uncharacterized protein LOC108451204; the protein is MEAGWQSDGYQRTGCYNPECPGFVQTSNKLGLGGKIEPVSTYAGQPKWKLVAEDTGNRFRLLARYMNESEAIKDAENVLPNVTNPECYDLQMGNLNNFGTHFFYDGPGYSDKLSRNARSGQYFNINVNMKATSKIAEYSKHSGV